One Lytechinus variegatus isolate NC3 chromosome 14, Lvar_3.0, whole genome shotgun sequence genomic region harbors:
- the LOC121427860 gene encoding uncharacterized protein LOC121427860 has translation MDAMVATYVAYLVVCCFLGIPGNAIIIRVFTKKRPKMSTDILLITLAVIDLMSSVLLIVAIIWAVNPSFRTQFNCVFFWYFRRTFAIETGFMPSVIAIDRYIMVCSPFNWRTSKRKAVFWVVVTNSLCFTFSIPFILYGNAVGVVCTYNGPKIFHYFFLTLMNIIYLIVGISCPFCYLMIYRKIKRHFEETAYIQPSNRSAPVSTNDSGSTFVSQSQPRTENADDIPFVTPGKSHQQGSVSEQTDIHEVASRSRVAFSSDHLAIPSVSGSVDIPESSYTKCHHGAKNQVSPTPAAGPEPADPKAVPSLTSSKPRTKRDRMTKMMFIVTVIYVLTVMPAVILENLGEKYIKQMQQTTVGEMTVNFLVQMRIINHIINIFVYYGVNEHFRKDTNALFVSILSKLGHVGGK, from the coding sequence ATGGACGCAATGGTCGCAACCTACGTAGCTTATCTGGTCGTCTGTTGCTTTTTAGGAATTCCCGGGAACGCCATCATCATTCGCGTTTTCACGAAGAAAAGACCGAAAATGTCCACAGACATTCTCCTCATCACCCTCGCCGTCATCGACCTGATGAGCAGCGTCCTTCTCATTGTAGCCATCATCTGGGCTGTCAATCCGAGTTTTCGAACCCAGTTTAACTGTGTCTTCTTCTGGTATTTCCGTCGAACGTTCGCCATCGAAACTGGTTTCATGCCAAGCGTCATTGCCATCGATAGATACATTATGGTTTGCAGTCCCTTCAACTGGCGAACCTCAAAAAGGAAAGCCGTCTTTTGGGTTGTCGTCACCAATTCATTGTGTTTTACATTTTCCATACCATTTATTCTCTACGGCAATGCAGTCGGTGTAGTTTGCACGTACAACGGGCCCAAGATTTTCCACTATTTTTTCTTAACCTTGATGAACATCATCTACCTGATTGTTGGTATTAGCTGTCCTTTCTGCTACTTGATGATCTACAGGAAAATCAAACGCCACTTTGAGGAGACTGCCTATATCCAACCAAGTAATCGTTCTGCCCCCGTGTCAACCAACGATTCCGGAAGCACATTTGTATCTCAGAGTCAACCTCGTACAGAAAACGCAGATGACATTCCGTTCGTTACTCCTGGCAAGTCTCATCAGCAAGGAAGCGTTTCCGAACAAACGGATATCCATGAAGTCGCTTCACGTTCACGGGTCGCCTTTAGTTCTGACCATCTCGCAATTCCCTCAGTCTCTGGCTCTGTTGATATCCCGGAATCCTCATACACAAAGTGCCACCATGGCGCCAAAAATCAGGTTTCACCAACCCCAGCTGCAGGACCAGAACCGGCCGATCCAAAGGCTGTTCCATCTCTCACCTCCTCTAAGCCTCGTACCAAGAGAGATaggatgacgaagatgatgttCATCGTCACCGTCATCTACGTCCTCACCGTTATGCCTGCAGTGATACTTGAAAATCTGGGCGAGAAATACATCAAGCAGATGCAGCAAACGACCGTCGGGGAAATGACAGTCAACTTCCTTGTTCAAATGCGTATCATCAACCACATCATCAATATATTTGTCTACTACGGTGTCAATGAACATTTCAGGAAGGACACCAATGCGTTGTTCGTTAGTATACTCAGCAAGCTTGGTCATGTTGGTGGGAAATGA
- the LOC121427861 gene encoding opsin-1-like, whose amino-acid sequence MEVMLALYVAYMAVSSFVGIFGNGIIIRVFQKRQQKTSTDILIIALAVVDFISSGLLIVAIIWAATLNFRTRFNCVFFWFFRRLFACESALMASIIAIDRYIMVCNPFKLRTSRKKAVFWVVASNIMCTFICLPFIPYGNAVGAVCIYKGPIGYHYAFLSVMNLIYLSACISCPVCYSRIYRKIKRHNQDTAYMHTGVTSTAVPSTKDSGISESPKKELHGSNDQGHDSGDHVYVNNGEHSPQRCVPEPNDSQGDTTRSRISMGNDHAPIPAISGSVGVTKSSSPTGHCGAKNRVSPADVPGPASVPAPTSIAKPRIQKDRMTKMMFIVTVIYVISCMPVVILENLGQKYIALMQQSAAGEATVNFLYQVRLINHIVNVFVYYSVNEKFRRETHDLFRYKRK is encoded by the coding sequence ATGGAGGTGATGCTCGCATTATACGTTGCCTATATGGCAGTCAGCAGCTTCGTGGGCATCTTCGGAAACGGTATCATCATTCGCGTTTTCCAGAAAAGGCAACAGAAAACGTCAACTGATATCCTTATCATCGCCCTTGCAGTCGTCGATTTTATCAGCAGTGGACTACTCATTGTGGCTATCATATGGGCGGCTACCCTTAATTTCAGAACGCGGTTTAACTGCgtatttttttggttttttcGACGACTGTTTGCCTGCGAATCTGCGCTAATGGCCTCCATCATTGCCATCGATAGATACATTATGGTGTGTAATCCCTTTAAACTGAGAACGTCGCGAAAGAAGGCCGTATTTTGGGTTGTCGCCAGCAACATCATGTGCACGTTCATATGCTTACCATTCATTCCTTACGGCAATGCAGTCGGTGCAGTTTGTATTTACAAAGGCCCCATTGGGTACCACTATGCCTTTCTGTCTGTGATGAACCTGATTTATCTGTCTGCGTGCATTAGTTGTCCGGTTTGCTATTCCAGGATTTATCGCAAGATCAAACGCCACAACCAAGATACTGCCTACATGCATACTGGTGTTACTTCTACTGCCGTCCCATCAACGAAGGACTCTGGCATCTCGGAATCGCCAAAGAAGGAACTTCACGGATCAAACGACCAAGGCCATGACAGTGGAGACCATGTCTATGTAAACAATGGCGAACATTCTCCGCAAAGATGCGTTCCTGAGCCAAATGACAGCCAGGGTGATACAACACGTTCCCGAATATCCATGGGCAACGACCACGCTCCCATTCCTGCCATCTCTGGCTCGGTGGGTGTCACGAAATCTTCGAGCCCGACGGGTCATTGTGGCGCGAAGAATCGAGTTTCACCAGCTGACGTTCCTGGACCGGCATCAGTGCCTGCTCCAACTTCCATCGCTAAACCTCGCATTCAGAAGGACAGAATGACCAAGATGATGTTTATCGTCACAGTCATTTATGTCATTTCCTGTATGCCGGTTGTGATTCTTGAAAATCTGGGACAGAAGTACATCGCGTTGATGCAGCAGAGTGCCGCAGGAGAAGCGACAGTTAACTTCCTCTATCAAGTCCGTCTGATCAATCACATCGTCAATGTATTCGTCTACTATAGCGTCAATGAAAAATTCAGAAGGGAGACACATGATTTGTTTAGGTACAAACGCAAGTGA